A window of Adhaeribacter arboris genomic DNA:
GCAATACCAGCGAAACGGCTTTAGCTTTATTTCCCTTGGGTTTAGGAGCGCCCATTCCTAATATTATTACGCCCAACGGCGACGGCTTAAACGATACGTTTGCGTTGGTTTTATCCTGCCAGCAAGTAGAATTAAAAGTATATGACCGCTGGGGCAAATTGGTTTACGAGCAGACTGATTACCAAAATACCTGGAATGGCGCTAACCTCGCCGAAGGTACTTATTTTTACCAGTTGCATTCCTCTAAAGGGCAAAGTTGGAAGGGCTGGGTAGAAATAAGCCGGTAAGTTTTCGAGCATATTTTCAACGACTTTAACTAGAAAGTATTTACTAATATTCTACCAGTCGTTTTTAAATAAATCTCCTTAGAGCATATTCCAACTTATACAGTTTATTTAATAGATATAAAAGATTACGGGCCAAAGATAGTGAGTTAAGACAAGCGGAAAGAAGCTATCTTACAGGGGGAGAACTTATCTGACCCAGTGCGGAGGAACTTAAAAAAATTAGCCCCGAAACATTTACATGCTCGGGGCCAGGATTTGCTTTACTTGTTATTTGATTTATCGCGCGTAATATTTTCTTTGCAGATCTTCCGGTAAACCGATTCCTTCGAAACGGTAATTGCCGGTTTGAGTTTTGGCGAACTCCATTCGACGGGCATGGTCAAAAAGGGGATGAGCCGCTTCTTCAGCCCGGCAATTCTGGCAAAGCATATGGATGTTAAACCACGAAGCCCGAAGCGAATCTGCTTCGGCTCCGCAGCGATGACAAATTTGTTTACAATAGCGCATGATCTTTATTCGGTTTGGTTGGATGGATTAGTTTGATGCTTTTATATTAATATATAACAATGTTTTAATATAATAAAGTTAACGATTATTTTTAATTAAAGTTCGGAGAATAATAAAAAATATTAAAAAATTTAAATATTTAATTTAAGTCTAGTTTAAAGCAATACAATTCATTGAATTAATGGTGATAAACCCCCGGGAATTTTCCTATTTGCTTTTACCCAGATGTAATATTTTGCTTTAACGGTAGTATTTACTGGCTTATTTTACTACGTTCCAATAATCTCAAATCAGGATAAACAAACAAAGTGCCAGCCCCTTTTTTATTAAGGGTATTAGTAAGATTTGCCGACCCATTTTCTATTACCAGAAGCCCTACTATTTATATCAATTTATTCGTTCAGGTTAACAGATATTACCAAATAATTTAGAAATTTTCTAAATCTGAATAATTATAGATCAATAGGAGTAGAGCAGAGATAGTAGTTTCGCTCATCTACGTATCTAAAAAGCCGGGAGTGAGGAACAAAGAATTTCAATTACCAGGTGAGGCAAATAAGCAGCCGAGGATTTTCTGGCTAGAGATTAAAGGTGGATTTCTGTTAAAAAACTTTCTGATATAATTCTTTTGGCCGCGTTTCTTCCGGGTGCCCAACTTCCAGCAATTCGTATACATTTTGTTTAATCGTGTGCGCGATATCGCCAATGGGCAAATCGTTGCAATCCAAGCCAAACGGATCCTCAATTTCTTCGGCCATTAATTCTACGCCAATAAAAGCAAAGAAAATAAACATTATTAACCCAATGCCGGCGTAACCAAAATCGGGCAATAAGCCGAAAGGAAGAATTAACGTGTAAGCCGAGATGTACAGTTTCAGGTAAACGTTGTAGGAAAAAGGAATGGGCGTTTTCTTGATGCGTTCGCACGCGCCGGCTACGTCCAGCAGCGTTTGGGTGTGCATTTTTATATTGATCAAGTCTTCGCCGGTTAGGTCGCCCGATCTGACTTTTTCCTGCACTTGTACCTGAATTTGGGTAGCGATATAATTAGGCAGGTGATTCTTGGTAGCGTATAGAGCCTGTTCTTCCGGCGAAACATGAATAAGTTCGTTTATTTTTACTCCTCCGCGTAAATGTTCTTTTAAGGCAAGGCAAAAATTAGCAATATGCGCCGCCAGGTACCTACGGCTCGGCAGATCGGAAGCGGGCAAAGCCGCGTGCAGCAACATGGCCAAAGTACGGCAATTATTGACCAGATTCCCCCACTGCCGACGGCCTTCCCACCAACGGTCGTACGCCGAATTTGTCCGGAATACCAACAAAATGGAAAGCACAATCCCCAACAGCGAAAAAGTGCCGGTTTCTATTCTCCAATGCGTTAGCTTAAACACATCAATCACTAAGTAACTGATAAGGGCCATGCCAGCTCCTACCCACAAGGTACTGCGCACAATTTTTTGCATGGTGTAGCTCCGGTATAAGTGCTTTACATCGCGCAGCCAGCTTTTATTCGATTCATATATAATCATAACCTGCTTTAATAAAATAAACTAATCTGAATTTACTGGTAATGATAAGCAAACCATCAGAAATATTGAACTATGTTGTAAGATTGCCTTGGCTTGTAGCCTAACAGATTAGATAGGAGGGTAGAATAATAACGGGTTTTAAGAAAAACGAGAATCTAATAACAAATGACTAAAGCAAATGGGGCGCTGCTACTAAAGTTGCTCGGATAGGTACTTTAATGAGAATGGAGTAATACTTCCCGCTTATGTTGATTGCCCTTTAAATTTTTGTTAAGTTTCGGTTACGAGCTAGAAAGCCGAATCCGCTCCTGTAATTTTAGCCTTTCATTTATGAAGCCATGAAGAAACAACTTTACTTATTCGTTTTATCACTCGCTTTTTAAGTAGCTGGTTTACGGGAAGTGCCCAAACCCCGACGAACAATCCGCAAGCGAAGAATGTATTATTGCCCAACGGCTGGTCTTTAAGTCCGGCGGGGCGTTCTTTACCATTAGGGGATTTACCTTTAAACCTACAATTATCTCCTTCTAAAAAATTACTGGCGGTAACTAACAATGGGCACGGTAACCAAAGCATTCAACTCATTAATCCGGGAACCGAAAAATTACTGGACGAGAAGCCCATTAAAAAATCCTGGTACGGTTTAAAATTCAGCGCCGATAGTAAAAAATTGTACGCTTCGGGCGGCAACGATAATCGCATTCTGGTGTATCCCATTGTAAATAATAAATTAGGTTCGGCGGATACCATTGTTTTAGGACAACCCTGGCCCAAAGATAAAATCAGCCCAACGGGTTTGGATGTAGACGATAAAAAGAAAGTGCTGTACACCGTTACCAAAGACGATAGTACCTTGTACGTGGTAGATTTAACCACCGGAAAAACCCGGCAAAAAGTAAAATTAGGTTATGAGGCTTACGCCTGTTTACTCTCGCCGGATAAAACCGAATTGTATATTTCGCTTTGGGGCGGCGACAAACTAGCCATTTACAACACTACTACTCAGAAAATAACCACCGAAATAAAAACCGAAAGCCATCCGAACGAATTGCTGTTAACTAAATCGGGTAAATACCTGTTTGTGGCCAACGCCAATGATAATTCGGTATCGGTAATAGAAACGAAAAGCCGAAAAGTCATCGAGATTATATCGGCGGCTCTTTATCCTACCAAATTAACCGGTTCTACTACCAACGCTTTGGCCTTATCGCCCGACGAAGAAACTTTATACATTGGCAATGCCGATAATAACTGCGTCGCAGTTTTTAACGTGGAGGAGCCGGGTAAAAGCAGCGCCTTAGGCTTTATCCCAACGGGTTGGTATCCGACTAATATTAAAACTTCAGGTAAAAAAATAATGGTGGCGAATGGCAAAGGATTTTCGTCGTTGCCTAATCCGGCGGGGCCGCAACCCCTAAAAGAAACCGATAACAGTGGTTCGCACAGGGGAGTTACCGATAAGCAGGAGGTACAATATATTGGTGGTTTATTTAAAGGTACTTTATCTTTTATCGACCGGCCCAAAGAAGCCCAACTGAAAAGTTATTCGCAGCAAGTTTATAAAAATACGCCTTTTACTCTGCAAACCGAAGCACAAGCTAAAAGCGAAGCGGGTAATCCGGTACCGGGCAAACCGGGCGAGAAATCACCGATTAAATACATTTTTTACGTGATTAAAGAAAACCGCACCTACGATCAAATTTTAGGTGACATGAAAGAAGGCAACGGTGACCCGAACCTGTGTTTGTTTCCGGAAAAAGTTACGCCTAACCACCACGCTTTGGCGCGTGAATTTGTATTGCTCGATAACTTTTACGTGAATGCCGAAGTTAGCGCCGATGGCCATAACTGGAGCATGGCCGCTTACGCGAACGATTACGTGGAGAAAACCTGGCCCACCAGTTACAGCGGCCGGGGAGGAACCTACGATTACGAAGGAACCCGTAAAGTAGCTTACCCACGGGATGGCTTTATCTGGGATTATTGTTTACGGGCCGGCGTAAGCTACCGGAGCTACGGTGAATTTGCGAATAAAGGCAAGACTAGTTTAAAATCTTTACAAGGGCGTATTTGCAAAGCGGCTCCGGGCTTTGATATGGATATTAAAGATTTAGAACGTGTTAGAATCTGGAAACAAGATTTTGATTCTTTACTGGCGAAAAACGCGGTGCCGCAATTTAGTACTATTCGTTTATCTAACGACCATACCAGCGGCCAGCGCAAAGGCAAATTTACGCCTATTGCCGCTGTGGCCGATAATGATTTAGCTTTGGGCCAGTTAGTAGAGCATATTTCGAAAAGTTCTATCTGGAAGGAAGCAGCCATTTTCGTGCTCGAAGACGACGCCCAGAACGGCCCCGATCACATTGATGCCCACCGTTCGCCCGCTTTTGTGATCAGCCCATATACCAAACGGAATTCCGTGAATCATACCATGTATACCACCTCCGGTATGCTGCGCACGATAGAGTTAATTCTGGGTTTGCCGCCGATGAGTCAGTACGATGCGGCGGCTCTTCCTATGTTCGGTTGTTTTTCCCCGCAAGCTGATTTAACAGGTTATACTGCCAAACAGGCGCAAGTAGACCTGGAAGAACGCAACGTAGTCTGGAACAAAAGCGCCGAACGGTCCGAACATTTTAATTTGGCCGCCGAAGATTCCGCGCCGGATCTGGATTTAAACGAAGTAGTCTGGAAATCGGTAAAGGGCGAAGATTCCGTTATGCCTGCTCCCCGCCGCAGCGCCTTTTTAAAAGTGAAGATAGAAGAAGAGGAAGAGGATGATTAATTACCTATTTCATAAGTAAATCTAAATTACTTTTACGGCAGTAAAATAGCTGGATAAATCAATTCAGGTTTACATGAGCCATTATAAGGTAAAAGCCGCCAAGCATTTGCTGGATTCAGACATTAAAGCTATTCTTCATTTTTGGGAAATGCATACCCTGACACCGGATGCTTTCAGAGAAAAATTTAAGAATTCAGAGTTTCATTTAGTAAAAGATTATTCTTCGACCATTCGGGCAGTGGCCCGGGTAAATTTTGATTTTAAACTCCGGATAAATGAACAATTGTTTGCGTATCCGGAGTTTGGCGGTTTTGTCGCCCTGCCCCAAGGCAAAGGGTACGGCACCGAATTGCTGCAATATTTAATTCAAAATTTAAAAAAGAGAAAATTAGAAGCGCTCGGCTTTTGCGAAAAACCACTGCGGCCTTATTACGAAAAATGCGGCATCCGGATTTTATATGACCAAGCTAAGTTCTTAAGAACCGCCGAACAAAATGAATGGATACCTTCCAGCGACGATGATATTTTAGATTTAACCCTCTCGCCGGCTAGTTGGCAGCAACTGCAAAGTTTAAGTCCGGCTAATTTAGCCTATTTGGTAGAAGATTAAACTAAGATATCCCTTTTTGTTGCTATAAATCAGATTAACTGCTGGAGTGTTATTTCGGAAAACTACCTGATAATATCGTTTCTCCTCTATTACCTGCCATAAAAGTTACAAACTCGGTAGGTTGGGAAAACGAGATTG
This region includes:
- a CDS encoding bestrophin family protein, which codes for MIIYESNKSWLRDVKHLYRSYTMQKIVRSTLWVGAGMALISYLVIDVFKLTHWRIETGTFSLLGIVLSILLVFRTNSAYDRWWEGRRQWGNLVNNCRTLAMLLHAALPASDLPSRRYLAAHIANFCLALKEHLRGGVKINELIHVSPEEQALYATKNHLPNYIATQIQVQVQEKVRSGDLTGEDLINIKMHTQTLLDVAGACERIKKTPIPFSYNVYLKLYISAYTLILPFGLLPDFGYAGIGLIMFIFFAFIGVELMAEEIEDPFGLDCNDLPIGDIAHTIKQNVYELLEVGHPEETRPKELYQKVF
- a CDS encoding bifunctional YncE family protein/alkaline phosphatase family protein gives rise to the protein MPNGWSLSPAGRSLPLGDLPLNLQLSPSKKLLAVTNNGHGNQSIQLINPGTEKLLDEKPIKKSWYGLKFSADSKKLYASGGNDNRILVYPIVNNKLGSADTIVLGQPWPKDKISPTGLDVDDKKKVLYTVTKDDSTLYVVDLTTGKTRQKVKLGYEAYACLLSPDKTELYISLWGGDKLAIYNTTTQKITTEIKTESHPNELLLTKSGKYLFVANANDNSVSVIETKSRKVIEIISAALYPTKLTGSTTNALALSPDEETLYIGNADNNCVAVFNVEEPGKSSALGFIPTGWYPTNIKTSGKKIMVANGKGFSSLPNPAGPQPLKETDNSGSHRGVTDKQEVQYIGGLFKGTLSFIDRPKEAQLKSYSQQVYKNTPFTLQTEAQAKSEAGNPVPGKPGEKSPIKYIFYVIKENRTYDQILGDMKEGNGDPNLCLFPEKVTPNHHALAREFVLLDNFYVNAEVSADGHNWSMAAYANDYVEKTWPTSYSGRGGTYDYEGTRKVAYPRDGFIWDYCLRAGVSYRSYGEFANKGKTSLKSLQGRICKAAPGFDMDIKDLERVRIWKQDFDSLLAKNAVPQFSTIRLSNDHTSGQRKGKFTPIAAVADNDLALGQLVEHISKSSIWKEAAIFVLEDDAQNGPDHIDAHRSPAFVISPYTKRNSVNHTMYTTSGMLRTIELILGLPPMSQYDAAALPMFGCFSPQADLTGYTAKQAQVDLEERNVVWNKSAERSEHFNLAAEDSAPDLDLNEVVWKSVKGEDSVMPAPRRSAFLKVKIEEEEEDD
- a CDS encoding GNAT family N-acetyltransferase, which translates into the protein MSHYKVKAAKHLLDSDIKAILHFWEMHTLTPDAFREKFKNSEFHLVKDYSSTIRAVARVNFDFKLRINEQLFAYPEFGGFVALPQGKGYGTELLQYLIQNLKKRKLEALGFCEKPLRPYYEKCGIRILYDQAKFLRTAEQNEWIPSSDDDILDLTLSPASWQQLQSLSPANLAYLVED